The proteins below come from a single Streptomyces sp. SCSIO 75703 genomic window:
- a CDS encoding prephenate dehydrogenase/arogenate dehydrogenase family protein, with translation MIRRAAVVGGAGAVGRLLTGRLLASGAEVTVIDTAASHDAPGARYVRGDITAPGFRVGAEVGHADLVVLALPETAALAAVPEVARELRPDAVLVDTLSVKQPITRAVRDAAPGVQAVGLNPMFAPSLGFEGRPVAAVVGHDGPRAGEVLRLVEEWGARIVRVGAREHDRIAAAVQALPHAAVLGFGLALRALDVPVADVAALAPPPANTLLALLARITSGSPEVYGDVQGANPEAAAARSALDEALRRLAEATGDAAAFTALLADARAALGTGLDHHRDTCARLFQHV, from the coding sequence GTGATCAGGCGGGCGGCGGTCGTCGGCGGGGCCGGCGCGGTCGGACGCCTCCTCACCGGGCGGCTGCTCGCCTCCGGCGCCGAGGTGACCGTGATCGACACCGCCGCGTCCCACGACGCCCCCGGCGCGCGGTACGTACGCGGCGACATCACCGCACCCGGCTTCCGGGTCGGCGCCGAGGTGGGCCACGCCGACCTCGTCGTCCTCGCCCTGCCGGAGACGGCGGCCCTGGCCGCGGTGCCGGAGGTGGCGCGCGAACTGCGCCCCGACGCCGTGCTCGTGGACACCCTGTCCGTCAAGCAGCCGATCACGCGCGCCGTCCGTGACGCGGCGCCCGGCGTCCAGGCCGTCGGCCTCAACCCCATGTTCGCGCCCTCGCTCGGCTTCGAGGGCCGCCCGGTCGCGGCCGTCGTCGGCCACGACGGGCCGCGCGCCGGGGAGGTGCTGCGCCTCGTGGAGGAGTGGGGCGCGCGGATCGTGCGCGTCGGCGCGCGGGAGCACGACAGGATCGCCGCGGCCGTGCAGGCGCTGCCCCACGCCGCGGTCCTCGGCTTCGGACTCGCCCTGCGCGCCCTCGACGTGCCCGTCGCGGACGTGGCCGCCCTCGCGCCGCCGCCCGCCAACACCCTGCTCGCCCTGCTCGCCCGGATCACCTCCGGTTCCCCGGAGGTGTACGGGGACGTGCAGGGGGCCAACCCCGAGGCGGCAGCGGCCCGTTCGGCCCTCGACGAGGCGCTGCGGCGGCTCGCGGAGGCCACCGGCGACGCCGCCGCGTTCACCGCGCTGCTGGCCGACGCCCGCGCCGCACTCGGAACCGGCCTCGACCACCACCGGGACACCTGCGCCCGTCTCTTCCAGCACGTCTGA
- the pabB gene encoding aminodeoxychorismate synthase component I has product MRTLLIDNYDSFTYNLYQLLGEVNGLPPVVVRNGADWDTLDLTAYDAIVVSPGPGHPGRERDFGISARAVLESGLPVLGVCLGHQGIAHLFGGEVGLAPQPMHGRVSAVRHTGVDVFKDLPSPYDVVRYHSLAATRLPDELEAIAWTEDGVVMGVRHTSLPVWGVQFHPESISSEYGRELLANFRDLALAHAGAKDGRRPRAYTVHVRTVAVEPDTEAAYRELFAAGEHGFWLDSGAVIDGLSRFSFLGDGGGPLAEYVDYRVSDGFVTVRSGGTEEIVEQNFFEYLDEQLALRRVPVPPGLPFEFNLGYVGYLGYELKAEAGAQAVHKAETPDAALLFADRMLAVDHAEGVSHLLALSLDGDTAEAGRWLDETERRLRALPAASGATRDGDAPAALCGGMTAPEAVPVTHPRHDEEAYLARIAESLEEIRQGETYEVCLTNTVTMDVAIDPLTTYAELRRISPVPYGALLDYPGIAVLSASPERFLTIGTDRVAESRPIKGTRPRGATPEEDEALRRDLLGREKDRAENLMIVDLIRNDLNVVSEVGSVHVPRLFHVETYAPVHQLVSTIRGTLRHGESAVSCVRAAFPGGSMTGAPKLRTMEIIDRLEEGPRGVYSGALGWFALSGAADLSIVIRTLVATEDRVDFGVGGAIVSLSDPAEEFEETVVKSRAMVTAVLRTALDRNAAPERSRSTS; this is encoded by the coding sequence ATGAGAACACTGCTCATAGACAACTACGACTCGTTCACCTACAACCTCTACCAGCTTCTCGGCGAGGTGAACGGCCTGCCGCCGGTCGTCGTCAGGAACGGCGCCGACTGGGACACACTGGACCTCACCGCGTACGACGCGATCGTCGTCTCGCCGGGCCCCGGACACCCGGGCCGGGAACGGGACTTCGGCATCAGCGCCCGCGCCGTCCTGGAGAGCGGTCTGCCGGTGCTCGGCGTGTGCCTCGGCCACCAGGGCATCGCGCACCTGTTCGGCGGCGAGGTGGGGCTCGCCCCGCAGCCCATGCACGGCCGTGTCTCCGCCGTGCGCCACACCGGCGTCGACGTCTTCAAGGACCTGCCGAGCCCCTACGACGTCGTGCGCTACCACTCCCTGGCCGCGACCCGGCTCCCCGACGAACTGGAGGCCATCGCCTGGACCGAGGACGGCGTGGTCATGGGCGTGCGGCACACCTCGCTGCCGGTGTGGGGCGTCCAGTTCCACCCGGAGTCCATCAGCAGCGAGTACGGCCGCGAACTCCTCGCCAACTTCCGTGACCTGGCGCTGGCCCACGCGGGGGCGAAGGACGGCCGCCGGCCTCGCGCCTACACCGTGCACGTGCGCACCGTGGCGGTGGAACCCGACACCGAGGCCGCCTACCGGGAGCTGTTCGCCGCCGGGGAGCACGGGTTCTGGCTGGACAGCGGTGCCGTCATCGACGGCCTGTCCCGCTTCTCCTTCCTGGGCGACGGCGGCGGTCCGCTCGCCGAGTACGTCGACTACCGGGTCTCCGACGGCTTCGTCACCGTGCGCTCCGGCGGCACGGAGGAGATCGTCGAACAGAACTTCTTCGAGTACCTCGACGAGCAGCTCGCCCTGCGCCGGGTGCCCGTACCACCGGGCCTGCCCTTCGAGTTCAACCTCGGCTACGTCGGCTACCTCGGCTACGAACTGAAGGCCGAGGCCGGCGCGCAGGCCGTGCACAAGGCCGAGACCCCCGACGCCGCCCTGCTCTTCGCGGACCGGATGCTCGCCGTCGACCACGCCGAGGGCGTCAGCCACCTGCTCGCGCTCTCCCTCGACGGCGACACCGCGGAGGCCGGGCGCTGGCTCGACGAGACGGAACGGCGCCTGCGCGCCCTGCCCGCGGCGAGCGGCGCGACACGGGATGGGGACGCGCCGGCCGCGCTGTGCGGGGGCATGACCGCGCCCGAGGCCGTGCCCGTGACCCACCCGCGGCACGACGAGGAGGCGTACCTCGCGCGGATCGCCGAGAGCCTGGAGGAGATCCGGCAGGGCGAGACGTACGAGGTGTGCCTGACCAACACGGTCACCATGGACGTCGCGATCGACCCGCTGACCACGTACGCCGAACTGCGCAGGATCAGCCCCGTCCCCTACGGCGCGCTGCTCGACTACCCCGGGATCGCGGTGCTCAGCGCCTCCCCCGAGCGGTTCCTGACCATAGGCACCGACCGGGTCGCCGAGTCCCGGCCGATCAAGGGCACCCGCCCGCGTGGCGCCACGCCCGAGGAGGACGAGGCGCTGCGGCGGGACCTGCTCGGGCGGGAGAAGGACCGCGCCGAGAACCTGATGATCGTGGACCTGATCCGCAACGACCTCAACGTGGTGTCCGAGGTCGGGTCGGTGCACGTGCCACGGCTGTTCCACGTGGAGACGTACGCGCCCGTGCACCAGTTGGTGTCCACCATCCGCGGCACCCTGCGCCACGGCGAGTCGGCGGTCTCCTGCGTCCGCGCCGCCTTCCCCGGCGGATCGATGACCGGGGCGCCCAAGCTGCGCACGATGGAGATCATCGACCGGCTCGAAGAGGGCCCGCGCGGCGTCTACTCGGGGGCGCTCGGCTGGTTCGCCCTGAGCGGCGCCGCCGACCTGAGCATCGTGATCCGCACGCTGGTCGCCACCGAGGACCGGGTCGACTTCGGCGTCGGCGGCGCGATCGTCTCCCTGTCCGACCCCGCCGAGGAGTTCGAGGAGACCGTCGTCAAGTCGCGGGCCATGGTGACGGCGGTGCTGCGCACGGCCCTCGACCGCAACGCGGCGCCGGAGCGCTCGCGGAGCACGTCGTGA
- a CDS encoding chorismate mutase family protein, producing the protein MQQNSHSEATIEDLRAELDAIDRQFLETLRSRIEKCVEIGHFKREHGVPMMQPQRIGVVQERAARYGAEHGISQEFLRALYDLVIAETCRVEDVVIAGRPA; encoded by the coding sequence ATGCAACAGAATTCACATTCCGAAGCAACCATCGAAGACCTGCGCGCGGAACTCGACGCGATCGACAGGCAATTCCTCGAAACCCTGCGTTCCCGCATCGAGAAGTGCGTCGAGATCGGCCACTTCAAGCGTGAGCACGGCGTGCCGATGATGCAGCCGCAGCGCATCGGCGTCGTGCAGGAGAGGGCCGCGCGCTACGGCGCGGAGCACGGCATCAGCCAGGAGTTCCTGCGCGCCCTCTACGACCTGGTCATCGCCGAGACGTGCCGCGTCGAGGACGTCGTGATCGCGGGGCGCCCGGCATGA
- a CDS encoding amino acid adenylation domain-containing protein, with protein sequence MNHTGRTGTESAGSAESAGVGDLTGLLGIQVRTRPDAVAVVHGDDTLTFRELAEAAHYQALHLRTLGVGKDTCVGLFTGAGLRQAIGVWGVLRSGGAYLPLSPDYPDDRVRTMIEDSGITVLHTEEKLLDRARELAGNGVRLVTEKDAEEFRKNLDENTRNIPLPPPDPDGLAYVIYTSGSTGSPKGVMIEHRAVVHQMRWLKSAFGIGPGKVVLQKTPLSFDAAQWEFLAPACGAGTVLAPAGAHRDPGRVIDEIVTHSVTTLQCVPTLLAALLDHPDVRRCTSLRQMFSGGESLSRKLALHCARTLPHCTLVNLYGPTECTINTCAHTVDPAALSLPDGPRSVPIGRPVPGLRHHVLDDRGRPVPPGETGELHISGVQLARGYLHRPDATAERFVPSPHPAPHDRLYRTGDLAHWNTDGTLQFTGRADNQVKLRGHRIELDEIRLAIEAHTWVKNAAVLVRDDPRTGFRHLVACLELSPREAALMDQGTFGEHHLSKDSRLQVRAQLAAPGVRDDLEGARSVALPGAEATPAQRRRAFARKTYRFYEGGAPTERDVLAALSREVPPAPPRPPGRLTLTELGAILRNFGPHTSAERLLPKYAYASPGSLYATQLHAEVTGGLPGLAPGLYYYHPLRHRLVLVRPDRDTGAAPGVTFHLVGRRSAIEPVYKTNVQEVLEIEAGHLLGLFDEVLPAYGLGLRTLPHDPRARDRCGGAGDDPFLGSYALVPAEPGARPEWRDRVDVHVQIHPGSGTGLRPGQYRHRAGRLERIADELVLRRHVIAINQQVYRRASLGVTFTAHTPGDEPGYVNLGRALQHLQHNTAGLGFMPAGYSSRSGRDLPAARRMTGLLEGLGLPTGPLYFCVGGRVSDDQIAHEGMAEDTVHMKGPAELVKEDLAARLPEFMVPNRLLVLERLPHTANGKLDVRALTALADTAVAQDARPVVPPRTHTETRLCALWQAALHRDTVSVRDDFFECGGNSLVAVSLVHRINREFGCSLPLQVLFTAPTVERLAARIADTAPPPRLVPLARGHRAASPGRGGTGERPVLCWPGLGGYAMNLRPLASRLAEAPGSRPLYGVQAYGLNQGEIPHDGLEEMAAADVRALRRVQPEGPYTLWGYSFGARVAFAAARLLERAGEEVDRLVLLAPGSPRLPGPPSWTAAGADFGDRTFRTVLYSVFAGRTDGPLLDACLREGTDEEGFTRFVLRHFPGLAPATVRRVVRVACRTYGWTPAPGPVAAPVTVLAARGDEESFVERDPALVAGPATVVRLDTDHYGLLRDPGVDELAHVLRHSLD encoded by the coding sequence GTGAACCACACCGGGAGAACCGGAACCGAATCGGCCGGAAGCGCGGAATCCGCCGGCGTCGGCGATCTGACCGGACTGCTCGGCATCCAGGTGCGGACCCGGCCCGACGCCGTCGCGGTCGTCCACGGCGACGACACCCTGACGTTCCGCGAACTGGCCGAGGCGGCCCACTACCAGGCGCTCCACCTGCGCACTCTCGGGGTCGGCAAGGACACCTGCGTCGGCCTGTTCACCGGTGCGGGGCTACGGCAGGCGATCGGGGTCTGGGGTGTCCTGCGCTCGGGCGGCGCCTATCTGCCCCTGTCACCGGATTATCCGGACGACCGCGTACGCACCATGATCGAGGATTCCGGAATCACCGTCCTGCACACCGAGGAGAAACTGCTCGACCGGGCCCGGGAACTCGCGGGAAACGGGGTCCGCCTCGTCACGGAAAAGGATGCGGAGGAATTCCGGAAGAACCTCGACGAGAACACGCGGAACATTCCGCTTCCGCCACCGGATCCGGACGGCCTGGCCTATGTCATCTACACCTCGGGAAGCACCGGAAGCCCCAAGGGCGTGATGATCGAGCACCGCGCCGTCGTCCATCAGATGAGGTGGCTGAAGAGCGCGTTCGGCATCGGCCCCGGGAAAGTCGTCCTGCAGAAGACCCCCCTCAGTTTCGACGCGGCGCAATGGGAATTCCTGGCCCCCGCGTGCGGCGCCGGAACAGTACTGGCCCCGGCCGGCGCGCACCGCGACCCGGGCCGCGTCATCGACGAGATCGTGACGCACTCGGTGACCACGCTGCAATGCGTCCCGACTCTTCTCGCCGCCCTGCTCGACCACCCGGACGTGCGCCGCTGCACTTCTCTGCGGCAGATGTTCAGCGGCGGCGAGAGCCTGTCCCGGAAACTGGCCCTGCACTGCGCCCGGACCCTGCCGCACTGCACCCTGGTCAACCTCTACGGACCCACCGAATGCACCATCAACACCTGCGCGCACACCGTCGACCCCGCTGCCCTCTCCCTCCCGGACGGCCCGCGGTCGGTGCCCATCGGCCGCCCCGTACCGGGCCTGCGCCACCACGTCCTGGACGACCGGGGCCGCCCGGTCCCGCCTGGCGAGACCGGGGAACTGCACATCAGCGGCGTACAGTTGGCCCGCGGCTACCTGCACCGCCCGGACGCGACGGCGGAGCGCTTCGTCCCCTCGCCGCACCCCGCGCCGCACGACCGGCTCTACCGCACCGGCGACCTGGCCCACTGGAACACCGACGGCACCCTGCAGTTCACGGGCCGCGCCGACAACCAGGTCAAACTGCGCGGCCACCGCATCGAACTGGACGAGATACGCCTGGCGATCGAGGCACACACCTGGGTCAAGAACGCGGCCGTCCTGGTCCGCGACGACCCCCGCACCGGATTCCGGCACCTCGTCGCCTGCCTCGAACTCAGCCCGCGCGAGGCCGCGCTCATGGACCAGGGCACCTTCGGCGAGCACCACCTCTCGAAGGACTCCCGGCTCCAGGTCCGGGCACAACTGGCGGCGCCCGGCGTCCGCGACGACCTCGAAGGGGCCCGGTCCGTGGCCCTGCCCGGCGCCGAGGCCACACCCGCACAGCGCCGCCGTGCCTTCGCCCGCAAGACCTACCGCTTCTACGAGGGAGGGGCGCCCACCGAGCGGGACGTCCTCGCCGCGCTCTCCCGCGAGGTGCCACCGGCCCCGCCGCGCCCGCCCGGCCGGCTCACGCTCACCGAACTCGGCGCCATCCTACGGAACTTCGGCCCGCACACCAGCGCCGAACGCCTGCTGCCCAAGTACGCCTACGCGTCTCCCGGATCGCTGTACGCCACCCAGCTCCACGCCGAGGTCACGGGCGGCCTGCCCGGCCTCGCCCCCGGCCTGTACTACTACCACCCGCTGCGCCACCGGCTGGTCCTCGTCCGCCCGGACCGGGACACGGGCGCGGCACCCGGCGTCACCTTCCACCTCGTGGGCCGCCGGTCCGCCATCGAACCGGTCTACAAGACCAACGTCCAGGAGGTCCTGGAGATCGAGGCCGGTCACCTGCTCGGCCTCTTCGACGAGGTCCTGCCCGCGTACGGTCTGGGCCTGCGGACGCTGCCCCACGACCCGCGGGCCCGCGACCGGTGCGGCGGCGCCGGCGACGACCCCTTCCTCGGCTCCTACGCCCTGGTCCCCGCGGAACCCGGCGCCCGCCCCGAGTGGCGCGACCGCGTGGACGTCCACGTCCAGATCCACCCCGGCAGCGGGACGGGGCTGCGCCCTGGCCAGTACCGCCACCGCGCCGGGCGCCTGGAGCGGATCGCGGACGAGCTGGTGCTGAGACGGCACGTCATCGCCATCAACCAGCAGGTCTACCGGCGGGCGTCCCTCGGCGTCACCTTCACCGCCCACACCCCCGGGGACGAACCGGGCTACGTGAACCTCGGCCGGGCCCTCCAGCACCTCCAGCACAACACGGCGGGCCTCGGCTTCATGCCGGCCGGCTACAGCTCGCGCTCGGGCCGCGACCTGCCCGCCGCCCGTCGCATGACCGGCCTGCTCGAAGGTCTCGGCCTGCCCACCGGTCCCCTGTACTTCTGCGTCGGCGGCCGGGTGAGCGACGACCAGATCGCGCACGAGGGCATGGCCGAGGACACCGTCCACATGAAGGGCCCGGCCGAGCTGGTCAAGGAGGACCTGGCCGCCCGGCTGCCGGAGTTCATGGTCCCGAACCGGCTCCTGGTCCTGGAGCGGCTCCCGCACACCGCCAACGGCAAGCTGGACGTCCGGGCCCTCACCGCACTCGCGGACACCGCGGTGGCCCAGGACGCCCGGCCCGTCGTACCGCCCCGCACCCACACCGAGACCCGCCTGTGCGCGCTGTGGCAGGCGGCCCTGCACCGCGACACGGTCTCCGTCCGGGACGACTTCTTCGAGTGCGGCGGCAACTCCCTGGTCGCGGTGTCCCTGGTGCACCGGATCAACCGGGAGTTCGGCTGTTCCCTGCCGCTTCAGGTGCTGTTCACCGCACCCACGGTGGAGCGCCTGGCCGCACGCATCGCCGACACGGCCCCGCCGCCCCGGCTGGTGCCCCTCGCCCGGGGCCACCGGGCCGCGTCCCCGGGGCGGGGCGGCACCGGGGAGCGGCCCGTCCTGTGCTGGCCGGGCCTCGGCGGCTACGCCATGAACCTGCGGCCGCTCGCCTCCCGGCTGGCCGAGGCCCCGGGCTCCCGCCCCCTGTACGGGGTCCAGGCGTACGGCCTCAACCAGGGCGAGATCCCCCACGACGGCCTGGAGGAGATGGCCGCGGCCGACGTGCGCGCCCTGCGCCGGGTGCAGCCGGAGGGCCCGTACACGCTGTGGGGGTACTCCTTCGGCGCGCGGGTCGCCTTCGCCGCCGCCCGCCTGCTGGAGCGGGCGGGCGAGGAGGTGGACCGCCTGGTCCTCCTCGCGCCCGGGTCACCGAGGCTGCCGGGCCCGCCGTCCTGGACGGCCGCGGGGGCCGACTTCGGCGACCGGACGTTCCGCACGGTCCTCTACTCCGTCTTCGCCGGCCGCACCGACGGCCCCCTGCTCGACGCCTGTCTGCGCGAGGGCACCGACGAGGAGGGCTTCACGCGGTTCGTGCTGCGCCACTTCCCCGGCCTCGCCCCCGCCACCGTCCGCCGCGTCGTCCGCGTCGCCTGCCGCACGTACGGCTGGACGCCGGCGCCGGGGCCCGTCGCGGCCCCGGTCACCGTCCTGGCGGCCCGCGGCGACGAGGAGTCCTTCGTCGAACGCGACCCGGCCCTCGTGGCCGGCCCGGCCACCGTCGTCCGCCTGGACACCGACCACTACGGGCTCCTGCGGGACCCGGGGGTCGACGAACTCGCCCATGTCCTGCGCCACTCACTCGACTGA
- a CDS encoding tautomerase family protein: protein MPHVTVKHFPAPLDDERRARLAARITEALREAFGVDDGSVSIALLPVAPDRWDAEVYRPEIADRRDHLLKAPTY from the coding sequence GTGCCCCACGTGACCGTCAAGCACTTCCCCGCCCCGCTCGACGACGAGCGCCGCGCCCGCCTCGCCGCCCGCATCACGGAGGCCCTCCGGGAGGCCTTCGGCGTCGACGACGGCAGCGTGTCGATCGCGCTGCTGCCCGTCGCGCCCGACCGGTGGGACGCCGAGGTCTACCGGCCGGAGATCGCGGACCGCCGCGACCACCTGCTGAAGGCGCCGACGTACTGA